The following coding sequences lie in one Patescibacteria group bacterium genomic window:
- a CDS encoding FG-GAP-like repeat-containing protein, whose amino-acid sequence MLNLKSKSSVFLSKLTMSALVFLFIFTSSPGLALAAEEAVSPEAPADTSASAGSTDTSTPTTDTTTPTPAEAPADQASLDGAKADTESQDQGMDTLTEEEDPENSPETKKAAENKFNLETDGSTGALIYTFPLTIPPGRNNLQPDLKLVYNNQNNDNTNIIGYGWSLNIPYIERQPKIGVNNLYDENYFTSSLSGELEDISLTDGHHGTYGSKVENGDFLNYEFNANNYWVVTDKKGTFYRFGYNSGARQDDPNDSSHAFKWMLEEVRDTNNNYIKYEYYKDAGQIYPADIKYTGYNTTDGIFEIDFLRESRNDDLASFKTGFEVTTSYRINEIQAKINGTWVKKYQLDYSSGDNGVRSMLNTITETGQDEQSNTITLPTNDFTYQTKTKSWTEDTNYIIPETFVTNSFRDFGTRILDINGDGLPDIIRSQCLYNGNSYKKVYINQGDGTGWVEDTNYTIPVCFVSSGGYDTGARLADINGDGFVDILYAYRQYDGSIYSKVYLNQNDGTGWEEDTNWSIPVDFCGGGHGSAARLSDVDGDGLVDILSSQLDYYQQIVDHVYINKGDGTGWQEDTNYTIPESFVTYSLHDMGTRIIDVNGDGLPDILRSQQGVSGNPDIRHVYINKGDGTGWAEDTNYTLPENFVTYSGYDFGVRTADINGDGLEDIIRAQDGISGYPDIRHVYINNGDGTGWTEDTNYTIPENFAVTSCFGNGTQIIDINGDDLADIIRAQDGIPGYSIPDIKEVYISNPHNADLLSQITQSRGGQSSVEYKGSPQYLDLSVNLLNPHLQKIIQTVSQIEYDDGLNNTWTESYQYADGLYYFSDYLNRKLAGFGKVTKTDGEGNVTKTYFHQGNDSDSSHGEYSDDVSKIGKVYRTESYDDSDNLYSKTINKWENYDLGNDQDFVKLTQTIASSYDGNTSHKDKAETYTYDNANGNLTEKITWGEVTGSDNGTFTDTGSDKYTTDIDYAATTGSAVIGSPSHETTIDQSSNKIKETKYYYDTLSLGSVGAGNLTKQEMWKSGTSYINAQKTYNSYGLVTEETDPRGKTTDYTYDTYNLYPASVTNALSQTSSYAYDYSSGKPTQVTDPNSRVFQTVYDALDRVKQEKQPDLTTPSTLVVKSEYTYTDNTVPTKVQQANNLDSSTSFDIYTYLDGFGRKIQERKEAEDTNTFSVKDFVYNDLGLIEKESLPYFSSGSSRTTATTDTSLYTNYTYDPLQRVLTAINAVGTTSNTYDDWKLTITDAESNVKDLYKDAYDNLIQVDEHNDSNTYSTYYEWNGLSNLTKITDSQDNVRNFTYDGLGRRLTAEDLHDTSDSYFGAWTYSYDDSGNLTSRLDPKSQTVNWTYDDLNRVLTEDYTGQTGTEITYAYDTGTDGIGRLYTATTPDVVTTYAYNALGGVKTENKNINSADYLTEYEYDRQGNQTLITYPNDIEVKYNYNTAGLLEEVEAKASGDPSYTDLVSDYDYSPLEQVAYQEDANGVKTYNTYDAAELYRLKEKITASVDEGGFEDLYNIAMAGGAGNGSKSYEITNPYEYTNSSSVSLPGITDNPVVQGLGSIVKAALAPLVIQSEPLKMASEESFTSNNPFSAAFDLGNNANTANVVKGLGLIVKAALSPTSVILNGSEESVTTPSAYSAAFDLGNNANATNDIKVEPKLDLWGKPVDYKLPKDKTIYLKYDKEAKPGELPKEAIEFLDKSGSKINSPELKSIYPQEAIDYFNSGPKSITGSLSGAGASLSKNDFHMALTGTMPNPSTNLNSESKWTTENIIYNQGFEDGFNSWTWQNNLDATRQEDCTVSYAGDCSEKAIVNTAGSFWQVQLSQILRLDQDTNYKLRFKAKASTATTFSFDAEENHSPYNLLGLWASNVAIGTDWTTYEYSFTALANDQNAKITFHLGANSATYWFDEIELIPDTFNKIKNPSFENSAAYWGFTSFGGGYGAGTNSIDCGSPVEGSCDDNVDITVTGNYWEVSLSQPTALDSTKTYELSFYARTDSPYAQTPHVCLAQNHSPWTDLTSLVGFTLDNGWQKYEVELTPSATDSNGRLLFYLGDNSDGIYFDDVKLKEIQPTKISDSTPEFSAIYDDADSGDYATDYQIQVIKYDGDWDEPLWDSGQTALTSSVLEGDRTEDISYGGAALPLNGMKYFWRIKLWDDDDNEGSWTNGKDYFVMQGKRIQDLAYTYDNVGNIAQIIDESETNTKKKSVFEYDDLYRLTSATISDSFSDYTQTYAYDSLGNFTNRSGLGNYAYEGNTGTSFANPHAVTTINSAANLDYDNNGNLTNLHLGSFVLIGADYDYNNRIIETLRPNSQTSTYKYDHSGQRIEQNISSGAKVTVYPNKYYEKTTEGETVSETLNIYSHDQLIGTVQASGSSFNLYFVHPDHLNSSSVMTNYDETGSVDQVIDYTPFGGLRFNEQNSSQDIERKFTGHIADDSTTLQYFGARYYQGDVGRFWSEDPVFLDIGNSGSKKVWGESLANPQGLNSYSYVLNNPLRLIDPLGLRPLSEHETAVAMQMQSLWSSGASSGSSGADVFRTAYNTYVNTIQALPEGGDPQNFTITNDAMFKWYDNQMGYTDWSYGAKIKSDYYTSISKNWKCNYFVAETLKDSVGYKNNMHTDWLDITRRPPLATDWVHNNVSGFSSVQTPGMGDVISFDNEDGSYHAGIYFGSNLYISATATAEYQNGNVADGVIIKPIPTGHPINYNRLNH is encoded by the coding sequence ATGCTTAATCTAAAATCAAAGAGCTCTGTTTTTTTATCCAAGCTAACCATGTCCGCGTTAGTTTTTTTGTTTATTTTTACTTCAAGCCCAGGTTTGGCTTTGGCAGCTGAAGAAGCTGTAAGCCCTGAAGCGCCTGCTGACACAAGTGCTTCAGCTGGATCTACTGATACTTCCACACCAACAACTGACACAACAACCCCCACACCAGCAGAAGCGCCAGCTGATCAGGCGAGTTTGGATGGAGCTAAAGCTGATACAGAATCGCAAGATCAGGGCATGGATACTTTGACTGAAGAGGAAGATCCTGAAAATAGCCCAGAAACAAAAAAAGCCGCTGAGAATAAATTTAATCTTGAGACCGATGGTTCTACTGGTGCTTTAATTTATACTTTTCCTTTAACTATTCCGCCGGGTAGAAATAATTTACAGCCTGATTTGAAATTAGTTTATAACAACCAAAATAACGATAACACTAATATTATTGGTTATGGCTGGTCTCTAAATATCCCTTATATTGAAAGACAACCTAAAATAGGCGTAAATAATCTTTATGATGAAAATTATTTTACTTCTTCTCTATCTGGTGAATTAGAAGATATTAGTTTGACCGATGGCCATCATGGCACCTATGGCTCAAAAGTTGAAAATGGCGATTTTTTAAACTACGAATTTAATGCGAATAATTATTGGGTTGTCACAGATAAAAAGGGAACATTCTATAGGTTTGGTTATAATTCAGGCGCTCGCCAAGATGATCCGAATGACAGCTCTCATGCTTTCAAGTGGATGCTGGAAGAAGTACGAGACACAAATAACAATTACATTAAATATGAATATTATAAAGATGCAGGCCAGATATATCCAGCTGATATTAAATATACTGGCTATAATACAACCGATGGCATTTTTGAAATAGATTTTTTAAGAGAATCAAGGAATGACGACCTGGCTTCTTTTAAAACAGGGTTTGAAGTGACTACCAGTTATCGCATAAATGAAATTCAAGCAAAAATTAATGGCACCTGGGTCAAGAAATATCAATTAGATTATTCTTCTGGTGATAATGGAGTTCGTTCAATGTTAAATACAATTACTGAAACTGGCCAGGATGAGCAGAGTAATACTATTACTTTGCCGACCAATGATTTTACATATCAAACTAAAACAAAAAGCTGGACAGAGGATACGAACTATATAATCCCAGAAACTTTTGTCACCAATTCCTTCCGTGATTTTGGCACACGTATACTAGACATAAATGGTGATGGACTGCCGGATATAATTCGTAGCCAATGTCTCTATAATGGAAATTCATATAAAAAAGTTTATATAAATCAAGGCGACGGCACCGGGTGGGTAGAGGATACTAATTATACTATACCTGTCTGTTTCGTTAGTTCCGGCGGTTATGATACAGGAGCACGGCTGGCTGATATTAATGGCGATGGGTTTGTAGATATTCTTTATGCCTATAGACAATATGATGGTTCAATATATAGCAAAGTTTACTTAAATCAAAACGATGGTACAGGTTGGGAAGAAGATACAAATTGGAGCATACCAGTTGATTTTTGTGGCGGGGGGCATGGCTCGGCCGCTAGATTGAGTGATGTAGATGGTGATGGTCTTGTAGATATTTTATCTTCCCAGTTGGATTATTACCAGCAAATAGTAGATCATGTATATATTAATAAAGGCGACGGTACTGGCTGGCAAGAAGACACAAATTATACAATACCAGAAAGCTTTGTTACTTATTCTTTGCACGATATGGGGACTCGTATAATTGATGTAAATGGAGATGGGTTACCTGATATCCTTCGTTCTCAGCAGGGTGTTTCAGGAAATCCAGATATTAGGCATGTGTATATAAATAAGGGGGATGGAACCGGTTGGGCAGAAGATACTAATTATACGTTACCTGAAAATTTTGTGACATATTCAGGATATGATTTTGGGGTGCGTACAGCAGATATAAATGGCGATGGCCTAGAGGATATTATACGTGCACAAGATGGTATCTCTGGATATCCAGATATTAGGCATGTATATATTAATAATGGTGATGGCACTGGCTGGACAGAAGACACAAACTATACAATTCCCGAAAATTTTGCCGTAACGTCTTGTTTTGGGAATGGTACACAAATAATCGATATAAATGGTGATGATTTAGCTGATATTATACGTGCACAAGATGGTATTCCCGGATATAGTATCCCTGATATAAAAGAGGTTTACATCTCAAATCCCCATAACGCAGATTTGTTATCACAAATTACCCAAAGCAGGGGTGGGCAGAGTAGTGTAGAATACAAAGGTTCTCCCCAATATTTAGACCTTTCTGTTAATTTATTAAATCCGCATTTACAGAAAATTATACAGACCGTCTCTCAAATAGAATATGATGATGGCCTGAATAACACATGGACTGAAAGTTATCAATACGCTGACGGCTTGTATTACTTTTCTGATTATCTTAACCGCAAGTTGGCTGGTTTTGGCAAGGTGACGAAAACTGACGGAGAGGGCAATGTAACCAAGACCTATTTTCACCAGGGCAATGACAGTGATTCAAGCCATGGCGAGTATTCTGATGATGTTTCAAAAATTGGTAAGGTTTATCGGACTGAAAGTTATGACGACAGCGATAACTTGTATTCCAAAACCATAAACAAATGGGAAAATTATGATTTGGGGAATGACCAGGATTTTGTGAAATTAACCCAGACAATTGCTTCCAGTTATGACGGTAATACCAGCCATAAAGATAAGGCAGAAACCTATACTTATGATAATGCGAATGGAAATCTAACAGAGAAAATAACCTGGGGCGAGGTTACTGGTTCTGATAACGGCACCTTTACAGACACCGGTTCTGATAAATACACAACTGATATTGATTATGCCGCCACAACAGGCAGCGCGGTTATTGGCTCACCTTCCCATGAAACAACAATTGACCAGAGCTCAAATAAAATTAAGGAAACAAAATATTATTATGATACTTTAAGTTTGGGTTCAGTTGGGGCAGGCAATTTAACCAAGCAGGAAATGTGGAAATCAGGCACAAGTTATATCAATGCCCAGAAAACTTACAATTCTTATGGCTTGGTGACTGAAGAAACAGATCCACGGGGCAAAACCACTGATTATACATATGATACTTATAACCTTTATCCTGCGAGTGTTACGAATGCTTTAAGTCAAACTAGCAGTTATGCTTATGATTATTCTTCAGGCAAGCCGACTCAGGTTACAGACCCTAATAGCCGGGTATTTCAGACTGTTTATGATGCCCTGGATAGGGTTAAGCAGGAAAAACAGCCTGATTTAACTACGCCAAGCACTTTGGTTGTGAAATCAGAATATACTTATACTGATAATACTGTGCCAACTAAAGTCCAGCAGGCAAATAATCTGGATTCCTCAACTAGTTTTGATATTTATACTTATTTAGACGGGTTTGGCAGGAAAATTCAGGAAAGAAAAGAGGCTGAGGACACAAATACTTTTAGTGTTAAAGATTTTGTTTACAATGATCTGGGCCTGATTGAAAAAGAATCATTGCCGTATTTTTCGTCTGGTTCAAGCAGAACAACTGCCACAACTGACACTTCTCTTTATACCAATTATACTTACGACCCATTGCAAAGAGTTTTAACAGCAATTAACGCGGTTGGCACAACATCCAATACTTATGATGACTGGAAACTGACAATCACTGACGCTGAAAGCAATGTTAAAGATTTATATAAAGATGCCTATGATAATTTGATCCAGGTTGACGAGCATAATGACAGCAACACCTATTCTACTTATTATGAATGGAATGGCTTGTCTAATTTGACCAAAATAACAGATTCGCAGGATAATGTCAGGAATTTTACTTATGATGGCTTGGGCAGAAGATTAACAGCTGAAGATTTGCATGACACGTCTGATTCATATTTTGGCGCTTGGACTTACAGCTATGATGATTCAGGCAATTTAACCTCTCGTTTAGACCCCAAGAGCCAGACAGTCAACTGGACTTATGATGATCTTAACCGCGTCTTGACTGAAGATTACACTGGCCAAACCGGCACAGAAATAACTTATGCTTATGACACTGGCACTGACGGGATTGGCAGATTATATACTGCGACAACTCCGGATGTTGTCACGACTTATGCTTATAATGCTTTAGGCGGGGTTAAAACAGAGAATAAGAATATTAATTCTGCTGATTATTTGACAGAATACGAATATGACCGCCAGGGGAACCAGACTTTGATAACCTATCCCAATGACATTGAAGTAAAATACAATTACAACACGGCCGGGCTTTTAGAAGAAGTTGAAGCTAAAGCATCAGGCGATCCAAGCTATACTGATTTAGTTAGCGATTATGATTATTCGCCATTGGAGCAGGTTGCTTATCAGGAAGATGCTAATGGTGTTAAAACATATAATACTTATGATGCTGCAGAATTGTATCGGTTAAAGGAAAAGATTACGGCTAGTGTTGACGAAGGTGGTTTTGAAGATCTTTATAATATAGCTATGGCTGGTGGGGCTGGAAACGGTAGTAAGTCCTACGAAATTACGAATCCGTATGAATATACGAATAGTTCCTCAGTGAGCTTGCCTGGGATAACTGATAATCCGGTTGTTCAGGGTTTGGGTTCCATTGTCAAAGCAGCCCTCGCCCCCCTTGTCATTCAGAGTGAGCCATTGAAAATGGCGAGCGAAGAATCCTTTACTTCAAATAATCCCTTTTCAGCTGCCTTTGACTTGGGTAACAATGCGAATACTGCGAATGTTGTTAAGGGTTTAGGCTTAATTGTTAAAGCAGCCCTTTCACCCACCTCTGTCATTCTGAACGGCAGTGAAGAATCTGTTACCACCCCTTCTGCTTATTCAGCTGCTTTTGATTTGGGTAATAATGCGAATGCTACGAATGATATTAAGGTTGAACCTAAACTAGACCTCTGGGGCAAGCCAGTTGATTACAAACTACCCAAAGACAAAACCATTTATCTTAAATACGACAAAGAAGCCAAGCCCGGGGAACTGCCAAAGGAAGCCATTGAATTTCTTGATAAGTCTGGCAGTAAAATTAATTCTCCGGAATTAAAATCCATTTATCCTCAAGAAGCGATTGATTATTTTAATTCAGGGCCAAAATCAATTACCGGCAGTTTGTCGGGCGCAGGCGCGTCATTAAGCAAAAATGATTTTCATATGGCTCTGACCGGCACAATGCCCAATCCTTCAACTAATTTGAATTCAGAAAGCAAATGGACAACAGAAAATATTATTTACAACCAGGGGTTTGAAGACGGGTTTAACAGCTGGACCTGGCAGAATAATTTAGACGCCACTCGCCAGGAAGATTGCACTGTTTCTTACGCAGGCGATTGTTCAGAAAAGGCGATTGTTAATACTGCCGGTTCATTTTGGCAAGTGCAATTATCCCAGATTTTACGGCTTGATCAGGATACAAATTACAAATTGCGCTTTAAAGCTAAAGCGTCAACTGCCACCACTTTTAGCTTTGACGCTGAAGAAAACCACAGCCCATATAATCTGCTTGGCTTATGGGCAAGCAATGTTGCGATTGGCACTGACTGGACAACTTATGAATATTCTTTCACTGCCTTGGCCAATGATCAAAACGCCAAAATAACATTTCACCTGGGCGCAAATTCAGCCACTTACTGGTTTGATGAAATTGAACTCATACCTGATACGTTTAACAAAATCAAAAATCCCAGTTTTGAAAACAGCGCTGCTTACTGGGGCTTTACCAGTTTTGGCGGAGGCTATGGCGCAGGCACCAACAGCATTGATTGCGGTTCTCCGGTTGAAGGCAGCTGTGATGACAATGTTGACATCACTGTCACCGGCAATTACTGGGAAGTGAGCTTGTCCCAGCCCACTGCTTTGGACAGTACCAAGACCTATGAATTATCTTTTTACGCCCGCACTGATTCCCCATACGCGCAAACGCCTCATGTTTGTTTGGCGCAAAACCACAGCCCCTGGACTGATTTGACTTCCCTGGTTGGCTTTACCCTGGATAATGGCTGGCAAAAATACGAGGTTGAACTCACCCCGTCTGCGACAGACTCAAACGGCCGTTTGCTTTTCTATCTGGGTGATAATAGTGACGGTATTTACTTTGATGATGTTAAATTAAAAGAAATCCAGCCCACTAAAATTTCCGATTCCACGCCTGAATTTAGCGCGATTTATGATGATGCTGACTCTGGCGATTATGCGACTGATTATCAGATACAGGTGATTAAATACGATGGCGATTGGGACGAGCCGTTATGGGACAGCGGCCAAACTGCGCTGACAAGTTCTGTTTTGGAAGGGGACAGGACAGAAGATATTTCTTATGGCGGCGCTGCTTTACCTCTCAATGGCATGAAATATTTTTGGCGCATTAAACTTTGGGACGACGATGACAATGAGGGCTCGTGGACAAATGGCAAGGATTATTTCGTAATGCAGGGAAAACGCATACAGGATTTGGCGTATACTTACGACAATGTGGGAAATATAGCCCAAATTATTGATGAATCGGAAACCAACACGAAAAAGAAATCAGTGTTTGAATATGATGATTTGTATCGTTTAACCTCTGCAACCATTTCAGATAGTTTCAGCGATTATACCCAGACTTATGCTTATGATTCCTTGGGTAATTTTACCAATAGGTCTGGTTTGGGAAATTATGCTTATGAAGGGAATACAGGAACTTCCTTTGCCAATCCGCATGCGGTTACCACTATAAACAGCGCTGCAAATCTGGACTATGATAATAACGGAAACTTGACCAATTTGCACCTTGGAAGTTTTGTTTTAATCGGTGCGGATTATGATTATAATAACAGGATAATTGAAACCTTGAGGCCAAATAGTCAGACCAGTACTTATAAATATGATCACTCAGGCCAGAGAATAGAGCAGAATATCAGCTCTGGCGCAAAAGTAACTGTTTATCCTAATAAGTATTATGAAAAGACGACTGAAGGGGAAACCGTAAGTGAAACATTGAATATCTATTCTCATGATCAGCTAATTGGCACAGTGCAAGCTTCTGGAAGCAGTTTTAATCTGTATTTTGTACATCCTGATCATTTAAATAGTTCATCGGTAATGACCAACTATGATGAAACGGGAAGTGTGGATCAGGTGATTGATTATACGCCTTTTGGAGGTTTGCGATTTAATGAACAGAATTCTAGTCAAGATATTGAGAGAAAATTCACAGGGCATATAGCGGACGACAGTACTACTTTGCAGTACTTTGGGGCAAGGTATTATCAAGGGGATGTGGGACGTTTTTGGAGTGAGGACCCTGTGTTTTTGGATATTGGAAATTCAGGCTCCAAGAAAGTTTGGGGCGAGAGTCTGGCTAATCCTCAAGGGTTGAATTCTTACAGCTATGTATTAAATAATCCATTAAGGTTAATAGACCCATTGGGCTTACGGCCATTATCAGAGCATGAAACAGCAGTTGCTATGCAAATGCAAAGTTTATGGAGTTCAGGGGCAAGTAGCGGTTCATCAGGAGCAGATGTTTTTAGAACCGCATATAATACATATGTTAATACTATTCAAGCTTTGCCTGAAGGCGGAGATCCTCAGAACTTTACCATTACAAATGACGCAATGTTTAAGTGGTATGATAATCAAATGGGCTATACCGATTGGTCATATGGGGCTAAGATTAAAAGTGATTATTATACTTCGATATCTAAAAATTGGAAATGTAATTATTTTGTAGCTGAGACACTTAAGGATTCAGTGGGATATAAAAATAATATGCATACCGATTGGTTAGATATTACTAGACGTCCACCTTTAGCCACTGACTGGGTTCATAATAATGTTAGCGGTTTTAGTTCGGTTCAAACTCCTGGAATGGGAGATGTGATTTCTTTTGATAATGAAGATGGCAGTTATCACGCTGGCATTTATTTTGGAAGTAATTTATACATTTCAGCCACTGCTACAGCTGAATATCAAAATGGAAATGTAGCTGATGGTGTTATTATTAAACCAATACCAACTGGTCATCCAATTAATTATAATAGATTAAATCATTAA
- a CDS encoding RHS repeat-associated core domain-containing protein, with the protein MQGKRIQDLSYTYDNVGNITQIIDESETNTKKKSVFEYDDLYRLTSATISDSYNDYTRTYSYDSLGNFDSTDLGTYSYEGNTGTSYANPHAVTGIGSAADLEYDNNGNLTNLHIGSFVLIGADYDYNNRITETLRPNSQTSTYKYDHTGERIGQDTGTKDTIYANKYFEETTEGANTSDTMNIYAQGQLLGTAESDGESFNLHLVHGDHLNSSSVMTDFDTNAAVDQVIDYYPFGGIRFNEQNSTTDQGRKFTGKIGDSSTTLQYFGARYYQGDVGRFWSIDPLFLIAGDKQFKNIAGYDLIYYLSEPQNLNSYSYVTNNPLKYVDPLGLDKYINTKGETVKDTGNGDKSYYEQDDINMLNQNASYMEQNKLNFSKFYDQVRSGGDWDYKQQDREFFFNGSLYSSEDFGNLNYGYCGTAGGFSKGLLKDMAGVVSIKTTKNYSDLVNYGILNNFDQPIDVTNINLGVKTYMSTHKNDSTFTAKTQQLVYHTTLQPLFFRTVGLEYMAYRAFLNLIKN; encoded by the coding sequence ATGCAGGGCAAAAGAATTCAGGATTTGAGTTACACTTATGATAATGTGGGAAATATCACTCAAATAATTGATGAATCAGAAACTAACACAAAAAAGAAATCAGTGTTTGAATATGATGATCTTTACAGATTAACTTCAGCAACCATATCGGATAGTTATAATGATTATACGCGAACTTACAGTTATGACTCGTTGGGGAACTTTGATAGCACAGATTTAGGGACTTATTCTTATGAAGGAAATACCGGGACGAGTTATGCCAATCCGCATGCTGTAACTGGAATTGGTTCAGCCGCTGATTTGGAATATGACAACAACGGAAACTTGACCAATTTGCATATTGGAAGTTTTGTTTTAATCGGCGCGGATTATGATTATAACAATAGGATAACTGAAACTTTAAGGCCTAATAGTCAGACAAGTACTTATAAGTATGATCACACAGGAGAAAGGATAGGGCAAGATACGGGGACAAAGGATACAATTTATGCGAATAAGTATTTTGAAGAAACAACTGAAGGAGCGAATACGTCCGATACCATGAATATCTACGCCCAGGGTCAACTGCTTGGTACTGCAGAATCAGATGGCGAATCATTCAATCTTCATCTTGTTCATGGCGATCATTTGAATTCGTCTTCAGTTATGACTGATTTTGACACAAATGCGGCAGTGGATCAGGTGATTGATTACTATCCTTTCGGGGGAATAAGGTTCAATGAACAAAACAGTACGACTGACCAGGGACGTAAATTTACTGGCAAGATAGGAGATTCATCAACGACACTTCAATACTTTGGCGCAAGATATTATCAGGGAGATGTTGGGAGGTTTTGGTCAATTGATCCTTTATTTTTAATCGCCGGAGACAAACAGTTTAAAAATATTGCAGGATATGATTTAATCTATTATTTAAGCGAGCCTCAAAATTTAAATTCTTACAGCTATGTTACTAATAATCCTCTGAAATATGTGGATCCTTTAGGTTTGGATAAATATATTAACACCAAAGGTGAAACAGTTAAGGATACTGGTAATGGAGATAAATCTTATTACGAGCAAGACGATATTAATATGTTAAATCAAAATGCTAGTTACATGGAACAGAATAAACTTAATTTTTCTAAATTTTATGATCAAGTTAGGTCTGGGGGCGATTGGGATTATAAGCAACAAGATAGGGAATTTTTCTTTAATGGCTCATTATATAGTAGTGAAGATTTTGGTAATTTAAATTATGGCTATTGTGGCACGGCAGGTGGATTTAGTAAGGGGTTATTAAAAGATATGGCAGGCGTAGTAAGTATAAAGACCACCAAAAATTATAGTGATTTAGTGAATTATGGTATTTTAAACAATTTCGATCAGCCAATTGATGTCACTAATATTAATCTTGGAGTTAAGACGTATATGTCTACGCATAAAAATGACTCTACCTTTACGGCGAAAACACAGCAGTTAGTCTATCATACAACATTGCAACCGTTATTTTTTAGAACTGTGGGCCTTGAATATATGGCTTATAGGGCTTTTCTTAATCTAATTAAAAACTAA
- a CDS encoding RHS repeat-associated core domain-containing protein gives MGYRNDTATSFANPHAVTTINSSANLDYDNNGNLTNLHIGSLVLIGADYDYNNRIIETLRPNSQTSTYKYDHTGERIEQDTGTKDTIYANKYFEETTEGSSTIDTMNIYAQGQLLGTATSDGSSFNLYFVNSDHLNSSSVMTNLDETGSIDQVIDYYPFGSIRFNEQNSATDQERKFTGKIGDSSTTLQYFGARYYQGDVGRFWTEDHVFQEIGGEKFYKLVDNSYQGEKDKKKKLLEKVISNPQGLNSYSYGKNNPMNRIDPTGNMDVHTENATPEQVKQFNEALAQLQVNAANNQDMQNYFKMFGVDINEELKNNGKGVDVYIGRENKTGFDSKSNYSNFWFFNSIDIFSNAFTDTNNIQHALMHEMGLWANDVGSWWGNLNPDASSYKNANNKLNTYIKDIPRLELTIGFENIYGFMSEIITFGDIR, from the coding sequence ATGGGATATAGAAATGATACTGCCACTTCCTTTGCCAACCCGCATGCGGTTACCACTATAAACAGCTCTGCAAATCTGGACTATGATAATAACGGAAACTTGACCAATTTGCATATTGGAAGTCTTGTCCTGATTGGGGCTGACTATGATTATAATAACAGGATAATTGAGACATTGAGGCCAAATAGTCAGACAAGTACTTATAAGTACGATCACACAGGAGAAAGGATAGAGCAAGATACGGGGACAAAGGATACAATTTATGCGAATAAGTATTTTGAAGAAACAACTGAAGGATCAAGTACGATTGATACCATGAATATTTACGCGCAAGGGCAGCTTTTAGGTACGGCTACGTCTGATGGAAGCAGTTTTAATCTATATTTCGTAAATTCAGACCATCTAAATTCTTCAAGCGTAATGACTAACCTTGATGAAACTGGATCAATAGACCAGGTAATAGATTATTATCCGTTTGGTAGTATCAGGTTTAATGAACAAAACAGTGCGACTGACCAGGAACGTAAATTCACTGGCAAGATTGGAGATTCATCAACCACACTCCAATACTTTGGTGCACGTTATTACCAGGGGGATGTGGGGAGGTTTTGGACAGAGGATCATGTTTTCCAGGAAATTGGAGGTGAAAAATTTTACAAATTAGTGGATAATAGTTATCAGGGTGAAAAAGATAAAAAGAAAAAACTGCTTGAAAAAGTAATTTCTAACCCGCAGGGTTTGAATAGTTATTCGTACGGTAAAAATAATCCAATGAATAGGATTGATCCGACTGGAAACATGGATGTGCATACAGAAAATGCAACACCCGAACAAGTTAAACAATTTAACGAGGCTTTAGCTCAGTTACAAGTAAATGCTGCTAACAATCAGGATATGCAGAATTATTTTAAAATGTTCGGAGTTGATATTAATGAAGAATTGAAAAATAATGGTAAGGGGGTTGACGTATATATAGGTAGAGAAAATAAGACAGGCTTTGATTCCAAAAGTAATTATTCGAACTTTTGGTTCTTTAATTCTATAGATATTTTTTCTAATGCATTTACAGATACAAATAATATCCAACATGCATTAATGCACGAAATGGGACTTTGGGCCAATGATGTAGGATCTTGGTGGGGTAATTTAAATCCCGATGCGAGTTCATACAAGAATGCAAATAATAAATTAAATACTTATATAAAAGACATTCCTAGACTTGAATTGACAATTGGATTTGAAAATATTTATGGATTTATGTCCGAGATTATTACATTCGGCGATATTAGATAA